A window from Verrucomicrobiales bacterium encodes these proteins:
- a CDS encoding FecR domain-containing protein, whose protein sequence is MARATHITAALPLSRSAGYLAGLAGRRKLARVALALAFLTWTSLWMNAALPKEASAAEAHPTSELLEITGTVERSRSGSNEWQTARVHDLLQVGDRLRTQAESRATLRLSDRSIVRIHERSVVEIQAPAGERNPKRRLKLGRGQLFFLNRERPSAMEFETPLATGAIRGTEFLLEVAEADGMTRIHLFDGAIALNSPGEDLTLVGGQSVTLSPGNPPAISPALPLRQTIQWTFYYPGVLNPDDLNLPPVEQPLLEASLQAYRTGALVEAHDKIPPPPVPPSDQWRLYVAAVKLSIGKIEAAKALLQKLPPDEGLASALRGLVAAVEMGDWTPTRVPQTATEFLAVSYYEQSRARLPEARRAARDATGVAPDFGFAWARLAELEFGFGETAASRRALSRARELSPRQAHALTLEGFVALKEHDPAQARLWFDQAIAIDPALGSAWMGRGLAEEALGNPRAGADALQAAAALEPQRAIFRSYLGKAWGQTREHSLAEKEFRWAKNLDPADPTAWLYSALHRHQALRLNEAIRDLERSLQLNDNRSLFRSRNLLDEDRAIRNANLAALYQEVGLQEPGIRAASRAVESDPGQSSSHLFLSRSLQSSQDPFSYDLRLQTPRLSELLVANLLAPPGGANLSQILSPQDRLDYFEGKRFGVSTYSEYRSPGDGLQALSIFGQAGKLSYSIDSQIASWQGERANSDLEQFGYSLQAKQPLTRQDSVYLQIGTSHLESGDIARYYDPAEAKQTLRVEEEQTPYLHVGYHREWSPQSHTLLLISRLPDRLSLDDPQPNVLFLQRSAGNLIAASRDPFFHLKLDSEFTLHSTELQHFWEYEHHGLTVGARYQGSTLDSDARLTRGPAGTVTHDVVAQDLQRVSTYGYYRWRPRDWIQATAGLTFDHLTYPKNLDLPPITMDQESRTRLSPKLGLTLTPWKNGSLQAAWTRSLGGLYFDDAVRLEPTLTAGFVHSFRSLIPESAAGLVPGTTFETWGVGLDQSFDSRTYVGVRAERLQSAGSRTVGAFSNAGLIPEPQIPTSTLQTLDFTENNLSLYVNQLIGSQWSVGARYRLSEAELTGRFPQLPRGLPGVASLEQNERAVLGNLELHGGFQHERGFFLRWESDWFHQSNQGYASARPGDSFWQHSVFAGWRFPRRQAELRLGVVNVTDQDYRLNPLSAHAVLARERTFVTSLRLNF, encoded by the coding sequence ATGGCCCGAGCTACGCACATCACAGCCGCCCTCCCGCTAAGCCGTTCCGCCGGATACCTGGCTGGACTTGCGGGGCGACGAAAGCTTGCCCGGGTTGCCTTGGCACTGGCGTTCTTGACCTGGACCAGCCTCTGGATGAACGCCGCTCTACCGAAAGAGGCCTCCGCTGCGGAAGCGCATCCAACCTCAGAACTGTTAGAGATCACCGGCACTGTCGAACGGAGTCGGTCGGGCTCGAACGAATGGCAGACCGCCCGTGTCCATGACCTGCTGCAGGTAGGCGATCGGCTGCGCACCCAGGCTGAAAGCCGGGCCACACTGCGCCTGTCCGATCGGAGCATAGTCCGCATTCACGAACGGAGCGTGGTGGAAATTCAGGCGCCAGCGGGGGAGCGAAATCCGAAACGACGCCTGAAGTTGGGGCGGGGACAGCTCTTCTTTCTCAATCGCGAGCGGCCGAGCGCTATGGAATTCGAAACTCCGCTGGCCACCGGAGCCATCCGGGGTACGGAGTTTCTCCTGGAGGTCGCTGAAGCCGATGGCATGACGCGTATCCACCTTTTTGATGGAGCGATTGCACTGAACTCGCCCGGTGAGGACCTGACCCTCGTGGGAGGCCAAAGTGTGACTCTTTCGCCCGGAAATCCTCCAGCCATTAGCCCAGCGCTTCCGTTGCGCCAGACGATTCAATGGACTTTTTATTACCCGGGGGTGCTGAACCCGGACGACCTCAACCTTCCCCCCGTCGAGCAACCCCTTCTAGAAGCCTCCCTCCAAGCCTATCGGACGGGCGCGCTGGTGGAAGCACACGATAAGATCCCTCCCCCGCCAGTCCCCCCATCGGACCAATGGCGTCTCTATGTGGCAGCGGTGAAACTGTCGATCGGCAAAATCGAGGCAGCGAAAGCTCTGCTTCAAAAACTTCCTCCAGATGAAGGCTTGGCGTCCGCCCTCCGCGGTTTGGTTGCGGCCGTTGAGATGGGGGATTGGACTCCGACGCGCGTGCCCCAAACTGCGACCGAGTTTCTGGCGGTCTCGTATTACGAACAATCTCGCGCGCGGTTGCCTGAAGCCCGAAGGGCGGCTCGGGACGCGACCGGGGTCGCGCCGGATTTCGGCTTTGCCTGGGCGAGGCTCGCCGAGTTGGAGTTCGGCTTCGGCGAAACAGCGGCCAGCCGTCGAGCCTTGAGCCGGGCTCGCGAACTGTCACCCCGACAAGCCCACGCCCTCACCTTGGAAGGCTTTGTCGCTTTGAAGGAGCATGATCCGGCTCAGGCACGGCTTTGGTTCGATCAAGCCATCGCGATCGATCCGGCGCTCGGCAGCGCTTGGATGGGACGAGGGTTGGCGGAGGAAGCGCTGGGCAATCCGCGAGCCGGTGCCGACGCCCTGCAAGCCGCCGCGGCGCTCGAGCCGCAACGGGCGATCTTCCGCAGTTACCTGGGCAAGGCGTGGGGCCAAACCCGGGAACACAGCCTGGCGGAGAAAGAGTTCCGCTGGGCCAAGAACCTGGATCCAGCCGATCCGACCGCCTGGCTCTACTCAGCACTGCACCGCCACCAAGCCCTGCGCCTGAACGAGGCGATCCGCGATCTGGAACGTTCGCTGCAGCTTAACGACAATCGCAGCCTGTTCCGATCCAGAAACCTGCTCGATGAAGATCGTGCCATCCGAAATGCCAACTTGGCTGCGCTGTATCAGGAGGTGGGCCTTCAAGAGCCGGGTATCCGCGCTGCCAGTCGGGCGGTGGAGAGCGACCCGGGACAATCCTCCAGCCATCTGTTCCTATCCCGCAGCCTGCAGTCCTCCCAGGATCCATTCTCCTACGATCTGCGGCTGCAAACCCCTCGCTTGAGCGAACTGCTGGTCGCCAACCTGCTCGCGCCGCCTGGGGGGGCAAACCTTTCCCAGATCCTCTCCCCGCAGGACCGCCTCGATTACTTCGAAGGCAAACGTTTCGGAGTAAGCACCTACTCGGAATACCGCAGTCCGGGTGACGGCCTGCAAGCGCTGAGCATTTTCGGACAAGCCGGCAAACTGAGCTACTCCATCGACAGCCAAATCGCGTCCTGGCAGGGCGAGCGAGCTAACAGCGACTTGGAACAATTCGGCTACTCCCTCCAGGCCAAACAACCCTTGACCCGACAGGACAGCGTTTACCTTCAAATCGGAACTTCCCACCTCGAGAGTGGGGACATCGCCCGTTACTACGATCCTGCCGAGGCCAAGCAGACGTTGCGGGTGGAGGAGGAGCAAACCCCTTATCTCCATGTCGGCTATCACCGGGAATGGTCGCCCCAGAGCCATACTCTTTTGTTGATCTCCCGCCTGCCGGATCGACTCTCACTCGACGATCCCCAGCCCAACGTCCTCTTTCTCCAACGCAGCGCGGGCAACCTCATTGCGGCATCACGCGACCCGTTCTTCCACCTCAAACTGGACAGCGAATTCACCCTCCATTCCACCGAGCTTCAGCATTTCTGGGAATATGAGCATCACGGACTGACCGTGGGCGCCCGTTATCAAGGAAGCACCCTGGACTCCGATGCCCGTCTCACGCGCGGTCCCGCCGGAACCGTCACCCATGACGTCGTCGCTCAGGACCTCCAACGCGTCAGCACCTATGGATACTATCGATGGAGACCCCGCGATTGGATCCAGGCCACCGCCGGTCTGACCTTCGATCATCTCACTTACCCCAAGAATCTCGATCTACCCCCGATAACCATGGACCAGGAGTCGCGCACCCGCCTGTCCCCCAAGCTGGGCCTGACTCTTACGCCCTGGAAGAACGGCAGCCTGCAGGCCGCCTGGACCCGGTCCTTAGGCGGGCTCTATTTTGACGATGCGGTGCGCCTGGAGCCAACACTGACCGCCGGCTTCGTTCACTCCTTTCGCAGCCTCATCCCCGAATCCGCGGCCGGACTTGTGCCCGGGACCACGTTCGAAACTTGGGGTGTGGGATTGGATCAATCCTTCGACAGCCGCACCTATGTCGGTGTTCGCGCCGAACGCCTCCAGTCCGCCGGGTCCCGCACCGTCGGCGCCTTCTCCAATGCGGGGCTGATACCGGAGCCTCAAATCCCAACCTCCACGCTCCAGACGTTGGACTTCACCGAGAACAACCTTTCCTTGTACGTGAACCAGCTTATTGGCTCGCAGTGGTCCGTCGGCGCTCGGTACCGGCTGAGTGAGGCGGAGCTGACGGGACGATTCCCACAACTCCCCCGAGGATTGCCCGGGGTCGCCAGCCTAGAGCAAAACGAACGAGCGGTGCTGGGCAACCTCGAACTCCACGGCGGCTTCCAGCACGAACGCGGGTTTTTCCTCCGCTGGGAGAGCGACTGGTTTCATCAATCGAATCAAGGCTATGCCTCCGCTCGTCCGGGGGATAGCTTCTGGCAGCACAGCGTCTTCGCAGGATGGAGGTTCCCGCGCCGACAGGCGGAACTCCGGCTGGGTGTCGTCAATGTGACGGACCAAGACTACCGGTTGAACCCGCTGAGCGCGCACGCGGTACTGGCTAGGGAACGCACCTTCGTGACCTCCCTGCGCCTTAATTTCTAA